One genomic segment of Mycolicibacterium gilvum includes these proteins:
- a CDS encoding MFS transporter, with protein sequence MFDTVTSRAAGTTNPWPALWALLIGFFMILVDATIVAVANPAIMASLNAGYDAVIWVTSAYLLAYAVPLLVSGRLGDRYGPKNVYMVGLTVFTVASLWCGLSDSIGMLIAARVVQGVGAALLTPQTMTVITRTFPAHRRGVAMSVWGATAGVATLVGPLAGGVLVDSLGWQWIFIVNVPVGIVGLVMALRLVPALPNPVRQGFDVPGVVLSGVGLFLIVFALQEGQSHGWALWIWATVLAGVAVMAAFVYWQSINTAGALIPLVIFRDRNFSMSNLGVATIGFVATGMILPLMFFAQAVCGLTPTRAALLTAPMAVATGVLAPFVGKLVDRAHPRSVVGFGFSLMAIGVTWLSIEMTPTTPIWRLLLPLTAMGAAMAFIWSPLAATATRNLPPHLAGAGSGVYNTTRQVGSVLGSAGMAALMSSELSTKIPGADAVPQSEGEVAALPQFLREPFALAMSQSMLLPAFVALFGVIAALFLFDLLGDRDAAAPPAPDVEPLEPFDPDHPLDWADGEDDYVEYEVSREEFDRLATDGTADGAAYNITDDFTEDITDVLDTVVEAPPAPADSTPSQQWRDLVDQLLDVSSPPGAPRNGVGSADAEHPGGPRV encoded by the coding sequence ATGTTTGACACGGTGACGTCGCGCGCTGCCGGTACCACCAACCCGTGGCCGGCGCTGTGGGCACTGCTGATCGGGTTCTTCATGATCCTGGTCGACGCGACGATCGTCGCGGTCGCCAATCCGGCGATCATGGCGAGCCTGAACGCCGGATACGACGCCGTGATCTGGGTGACGAGCGCCTACCTGCTCGCGTATGCGGTTCCGCTGCTGGTGTCGGGTCGCCTCGGCGACCGGTACGGGCCCAAGAACGTGTACATGGTCGGCCTGACGGTGTTCACCGTGGCATCGCTGTGGTGTGGCCTGTCCGATTCGATCGGGATGCTGATCGCGGCCCGCGTCGTGCAGGGTGTCGGCGCGGCGCTGCTGACCCCGCAGACGATGACGGTGATCACCCGGACGTTCCCCGCGCACCGCCGCGGCGTGGCGATGAGCGTCTGGGGTGCGACGGCCGGGGTGGCGACGCTGGTGGGCCCGCTGGCCGGCGGTGTCCTCGTCGACAGCCTGGGCTGGCAGTGGATCTTCATCGTCAACGTCCCGGTCGGCATCGTCGGGCTGGTGATGGCCCTTCGGCTGGTGCCGGCGCTGCCGAACCCGGTCCGCCAGGGGTTCGACGTGCCCGGCGTCGTGCTGTCGGGTGTGGGGCTGTTCTTGATCGTGTTCGCCCTGCAGGAGGGGCAGAGCCACGGCTGGGCGCTGTGGATCTGGGCGACGGTGCTGGCGGGCGTCGCGGTGATGGCCGCGTTCGTGTACTGGCAGTCGATCAACACCGCCGGCGCCCTCATCCCGCTGGTGATCTTCCGGGACCGGAACTTCTCGATGTCGAATCTCGGTGTGGCGACCATCGGGTTCGTCGCGACGGGCATGATCCTGCCGCTGATGTTCTTCGCGCAGGCGGTCTGCGGGCTCACCCCGACGCGGGCGGCCCTGCTGACGGCGCCGATGGCGGTGGCGACCGGGGTGCTCGCGCCCTTCGTGGGCAAGCTGGTCGACCGCGCGCATCCGCGATCGGTGGTCGGCTTCGGTTTCTCACTGATGGCGATCGGCGTGACGTGGCTGTCGATCGAGATGACGCCGACCACGCCGATCTGGCGACTGCTGCTGCCGCTGACCGCGATGGGCGCGGCGATGGCGTTCATCTGGTCCCCGCTGGCGGCGACCGCGACGCGTAACCTGCCGCCGCACCTGGCCGGGGCGGGGTCGGGCGTCTACAACACCACCCGCCAGGTGGGCTCGGTACTCGGCAGCGCGGGGATGGCCGCGCTGATGTCCTCGGAACTCTCGACCAAGATCCCGGGCGCCGACGCGGTGCCGCAGTCCGAGGGCGAGGTGGCCGCCCTCCCGCAGTTCCTGCGCGAACCGTTCGCCCTGGCGATGTCGCAGTCGATGCTGCTGCCCGCGTTCGTCGCGCTGTTCGGGGTCATCGCGGCGCTGTTCCTGTTCGACCTGCTCGGCGACCGCGACGCCGCCGCACCGCCCGCACCGGACGTGGAACCGCTCGAGCCGTTCGACCCCGACCACCCGCTGGACTGGGCCGACGGTGAGGACGACTACGTCGAGTACGAGGTGTCGCGCGAGGAGTTCGACAGGCTCGCCACCGACGGCACGGCGGACGGGGCGGCCTACAACATCACTGACGACTTCACTGAAGACATCACCGACGTGCTCGACACCGTTGTCGAGGCGCCGCCCGCACCTGCCGACTCGACGCCGTCTCAGCAGTGGCGCGACCTCGTCGACCAACTCCTCGACGTCTCGTCGCCACCGGGCGCTCCGCGCAACGGCGTCGGATCGGCCGATGCGGAGCATCCCGGAGGTCCGCGCGTCTAG
- a CDS encoding TM0106 family RecB-like putative nuclease yields MFVATDAGVDRVIFSASDLAAAARCEYALLRSFDDRLGRGPAVSGADELLARTATLGDEHEKRHLDELALSTEVTVIGRPAYTVAGLTDAAGQTLRAVECRSPVIYQAAMFDGRFAGFADFLILEDGPDGQRYRLRDTKLARSVKVEALLQMAAYVETLTAAGVPVAPEIDLVLGDGTAASYHVDELLPVYRPRRDALQRLLDDHLAGGRPVRWEDEHIRACFRCAECETQVRARDDLLLVAGMRVSARARLIDAGITTVHDLAAHRGPVAELSTRTVTALTAQARLQIADRVIENGAEKPPYEIVDAQPLMVLPDADRGDLFFDFEGDPLWTTDGRDWGLEYLWGVLTVGGDFQPFWAHDRTEERQALQDFLKFVRKRRNRYPGMHIYHYAAYEKSTLLRLAGRYGVGEHEVDELLRDGALVDLYPLVRKSIRVGTENYSIKSLEPLYMGNELRDGDVTTATASITEYAHYCELRDDGNAEEAASVLKAIEDYNHYDCRSTRRLRDWLMNRAIECGVPPRGPVRPSPGSDRPRAEVDAVERTLLKFAGDGIEARTPEQRAAAMMAAAKGFHKREDKPFWWGHFDRVNNPVEEWADDSDVFIADRHEIVEDWHTPPRARKPQRHVRLFGEIANGGLATDMYALYDPPTPEGLSDDPDRRGFASVTVADCDNPEAPTEVVIVERRPTGGDVYTQVPFALTPGAPISTALLQNAVADTAALIAAGLPNLPADALTDIFLRRPPRTRSGNPLPRSGDTVADLTAALLDLDSSYLAVHGPPGTGKTYTSGKVIAALLTEHQWKIGVVAQSHAVVENLFGDIMRAGVDGARVGKKRHTVSTGWTELGRDDYVDFLCQGGCVVGGTAWDFANATKFERECLDLLVIEEAGQFSLANTVAVARAARNLMLLGDPQQLPQVSQGTHPEPVDGSALGWLVDGHATLPPERGYFLDRSFRMHPDVCRAVSRLSYDGRLLSYETVTAARRLDGVAPGVRTLPVSHLGNATESPEEADAIVTEIRRLLGAAWTDAASTDTDTTRPLDQTDVLIVTPYNAQVVLLRRRLDAAGLTRVRAGTVDKFQGQQAPVVFVSMTASSIDDVPRGISFLLNRNRLNVAVSRAKYLAVVVRSEHLTDYLPGTPDRLVELGAFLSLTSGTAGVPGSVACDDRHRS; encoded by the coding sequence CCTACACCGTCGCGGGGCTGACGGACGCGGCCGGACAGACGCTGCGCGCCGTCGAGTGCCGCTCTCCGGTCATCTACCAGGCCGCGATGTTCGACGGGCGCTTCGCCGGGTTCGCCGACTTCCTGATCCTCGAAGACGGTCCCGACGGGCAGCGCTACCGGCTGCGCGACACCAAGCTGGCCCGCTCGGTCAAGGTCGAGGCCTTGTTGCAGATGGCGGCCTACGTCGAAACACTCACCGCCGCAGGCGTTCCCGTCGCACCCGAGATCGACCTCGTGCTCGGCGACGGCACCGCGGCCAGCTACCACGTCGACGAGTTGCTTCCGGTGTACCGGCCGCGACGCGACGCGCTGCAACGCCTGCTCGACGATCACCTCGCCGGCGGCAGGCCGGTGCGGTGGGAGGACGAGCACATCCGCGCGTGCTTCCGGTGCGCCGAATGTGAGACGCAGGTCCGCGCCCGCGACGACCTGCTGCTGGTGGCGGGCATGCGGGTCAGCGCACGGGCCCGGCTCATCGACGCCGGTATCACCACCGTGCACGACCTGGCCGCCCACCGGGGACCCGTGGCCGAGCTGTCGACCAGGACCGTCACCGCGCTGACCGCGCAGGCCCGACTGCAGATCGCCGACCGGGTCATCGAGAACGGCGCCGAGAAGCCGCCCTACGAGATCGTCGACGCGCAGCCGCTGATGGTCCTGCCCGACGCCGACAGAGGCGACCTGTTCTTCGACTTCGAGGGTGATCCGCTGTGGACCACCGACGGCCGGGACTGGGGTCTGGAATACCTGTGGGGAGTGCTCACCGTCGGTGGCGACTTCCAGCCCTTCTGGGCGCACGACCGCACCGAGGAACGCCAGGCGCTGCAGGATTTCCTGAAGTTCGTGCGCAAGCGGCGCAACCGCTACCCCGGCATGCACATCTACCACTACGCCGCGTACGAGAAGAGCACACTGCTGCGGCTGGCCGGCCGCTACGGCGTCGGTGAACACGAGGTCGACGAGCTGCTCCGCGACGGAGCGCTGGTCGACCTGTATCCCTTGGTGCGCAAGAGCATCCGGGTCGGCACCGAGAACTACAGCATCAAGTCCCTCGAGCCGCTCTACATGGGTAACGAGCTGCGCGACGGTGACGTCACCACGGCGACCGCATCGATCACCGAATACGCGCACTACTGCGAACTGCGCGACGACGGCAACGCCGAGGAAGCCGCGTCCGTGCTCAAGGCGATCGAGGACTACAACCACTACGACTGCCGCTCGACGCGCAGGCTGCGCGACTGGCTGATGAACCGCGCGATCGAGTGTGGGGTGCCGCCCCGGGGCCCGGTCCGCCCCTCTCCCGGCAGCGACAGGCCCCGGGCCGAGGTCGACGCCGTCGAGCGCACGCTCCTCAAGTTCGCCGGGGACGGCATCGAGGCGCGCACCCCCGAGCAACGCGCAGCCGCGATGATGGCTGCGGCCAAGGGTTTTCACAAGCGGGAGGACAAACCGTTCTGGTGGGGCCACTTCGACCGGGTGAACAACCCGGTCGAGGAATGGGCCGACGACAGCGACGTGTTCATCGCCGACCGCCACGAGATCGTCGAGGACTGGCACACACCGCCCCGAGCCCGCAAACCGCAGCGCCATGTCCGGCTGTTCGGCGAGATCGCCAACGGCGGGCTGGCCACCGATATGTACGCGCTCTACGACCCGCCGACGCCGGAAGGCCTGTCCGACGATCCGGACCGGCGGGGTTTCGCGTCGGTGACCGTCGCCGACTGCGACAACCCGGAGGCGCCCACCGAGGTCGTCATCGTCGAACGCCGGCCCACCGGCGGTGACGTCTACACGCAGGTGCCGTTCGCGCTGACCCCGGGTGCGCCGATCAGCACCGCACTGCTGCAGAACGCCGTCGCCGACACGGCCGCGCTGATCGCGGCGGGACTGCCGAACCTGCCCGCCGACGCGCTGACCGACATCTTCCTGCGTCGCCCACCCCGCACCCGCAGCGGAAATCCTCTGCCGCGCAGCGGCGATACGGTCGCCGACCTCACCGCCGCGCTGCTGGATCTCGACTCCTCCTACCTCGCTGTGCACGGTCCGCCCGGCACCGGCAAGACCTACACGTCGGGTAAGGTCATCGCGGCCCTGCTCACCGAGCACCAGTGGAAGATCGGTGTCGTCGCGCAGTCGCACGCGGTGGTGGAGAACCTGTTCGGCGACATCATGCGCGCGGGCGTGGACGGTGCGCGGGTCGGCAAGAAGCGTCACACCGTCAGCACCGGCTGGACCGAACTCGGGCGCGACGACTACGTGGACTTCCTGTGTCAGGGCGGATGCGTGGTCGGCGGGACGGCGTGGGACTTCGCCAACGCCACCAAGTTCGAGCGCGAGTGTCTCGACCTGCTGGTCATCGAGGAGGCCGGCCAGTTCAGCCTCGCCAACACCGTCGCGGTGGCCCGCGCGGCACGGAATCTGATGCTGCTGGGCGATCCTCAGCAGTTGCCCCAGGTCAGCCAGGGCACCCACCCGGAACCGGTCGACGGCTCCGCACTCGGCTGGCTCGTCGACGGCCACGCCACGTTGCCGCCCGAACGCGGCTACTTCCTCGACCGGTCCTTCCGCATGCACCCGGACGTATGCCGCGCGGTGTCGCGGTTGTCCTACGACGGTCGGCTGCTGTCCTACGAAACCGTCACCGCTGCACGGCGTCTCGACGGCGTCGCCCCGGGTGTGCGGACGCTGCCGGTCAGCCACCTCGGGAACGCCACCGAGAGCCCCGAGGAGGCCGACGCCATCGTCACCGAGATCAGGCGTCTGCTGGGCGCCGCATGGACGGACGCCGCATCGACGGACACCGACACCACCCGCCCGCTCGACCAGACTGACGTCCTGATCGTCACCCCCTACAACGCCCAGGTGGTGCTGCTGCGCCGTCGCCTCGACGCCGCCGGACTGACCCGGGTGCGGGCCGGCACCGTGGACAAGTTCCAGGGCCAGCAGGCCCCGGTGGTGTTCGTCTCGATGACGGCCTCCTCGATCGACGACGTCCCGCGCGGAATCTCGTTTCTGCTCAACAGGAACCGGCTCAACGTCGCGGTGAGCCGGGCGAAATACCTCGCGGTGGTCGTGCGGTCCGAGCATCTGACCGACTACCTGCCCGGAACCCCGGACCGCCTGGTGGAGCTGGGCGCATTCCTGTCACTCACGTCGGGGACGGCCGGTGTACCCGGTAGCGTGGCCTGCGATGACCGGCATCGAAGCTGA